The sequence AGTGGCTTAAATAGGACAGAAGTTCATTTCTAATCTAAAAGAAGATCTTGAAGAAGAGAGTTAAGCACCGGTAATCCTGGCTTCATAGTAGCCTTAATGACTTAGCTTcttaacttcatgctccatcatgCTCTGCATGTGGTTTCCATTCTCTGCATCACCTCATAGTCTGAAATGGCCACCAGAGCCCCATCATTTCTGAGTTCCAAACAGCATTAGGGAGAAAGAAGAATGGGATTGCCACGCCATCCGCCTGCTCCTGGAATAAACAGACTCAAACTATGAGGAAAAGAAGTACACGATGGGGGACGGTAATGGCGTCCTCGTGGTGTCCTGACTTCTGCCCAACTCATGCTGACTTGGTTCCAGGCACCCCATGGCTCGGCCACCTGTTGCTCACCTCTGCCGCCCTCCAGCAGCTGGAGCAGGGCCTGCCCCTTCCCTACCCGCTCTGAGGGTGCAGCTCTCTGACGGAGGCAGGACGTGGGAGGGGATTGCTGGACCTGCTGTCTCAGTAATTGGGATGGGTTCCCCTTAGGGTTGCCTAAACCCTGTGTGAGCCTTACTCATGTAGGTTCCAGAGCCTCATTAGCGTCCTCCCCCAAGACCTGGAATGTGAGACTCAgtggttcagattccagatccCCCTGGTCAGGGTCTCTTGCCATTTACTTCTTGGAAGGTTCCCCCACACAGGAAGGAGGGTTGGACTCTGGGAGGTTAGTTTCACTCATCTTCTCCACCACAGCTCCCGACTATGACAGAAGCCAGTGGCTGAATGAAAAATTCAAGCTGGGCCTGGACTTCCCCCATGTAGGTGCAGGGGATGGGGGGCTGTGAGGGCAAATGAGAggttctcttctccatctcttgtCCCAGCTCCGAGGGGTCAAGACCCAGTGCCTTCTGCTCAGCCTCTCAGCTTCCTCGTTCTCTTCACTGCCTTCCGGTGTTGCTCTATGTTccagctcattcattcattttacattATAATTATTCAGTGCCTATGAGGGGCCAGGCACTGAGAGTGCCAGGTTTCATCTCTGCCCTTGCTCAAGGAGGGGGTGCAGGGGAGCCTGGTGGCCCAAGTGACTTGCCGTGTTGTCCTTCCAGCTGCCCTACTTAATTGGTGGGGCTCACAATATCAACCAGAGCAACGCCGTCCTTCGCTACATTGCTCGCAAGCACAACTTATGTGcgtgggctggggttggggtgcAGGGGACAGGTGGCCATGCCCTGGGCTTGGCTGGGGTGGGGTGTTGAGGGTGAGTCTCTGTTGTGTGGCTGTAGGtggagagacagaagaggagaagattcATGTGGACATTTTGGAGAATCAGGTTATGGACACCTCCAATCAACTGGCCAGAGTCTGCCACAGCACTGACTTTGTGAGTCCCATCCCAGTGGATGGGGCCCGACAGGATTTTGATAAGGAGACTGGATTCCTGTGTCCCTTCTACACTGGTCCTATTGGTCATTTGAACTCCTTGGAGCTGATGATCTTCCAAGTGGTCCCTATGCTGCCACCAGAGTGACCCTCATAACCCCAAACTGCATGAAATGAAAACTCTCAGTTCCCACCAATCTTAGAATACAGTCCAGACTCCACAGGGTGGGATTTCAGTTTCTAGACAGTGTGTTTCCTTGTTAGCCCAGCGCTGTCTCCCTGACTCCACAGGTATCAGCACATTTGCCCAGGACAGCTCACGGTCAGCCACAGGGCCATTGtacctctccctccttcttttcaGCCTCTCAAATTTTCCTCATTTGTGCAGAATCTGATCGAGTGTCCATTATTCTGTCACGCACTAGCTAGAGCTTAGCAGTTCTTTCCCTGAGGCATTTTAGTTCTTTGCCTCTTTGATTCTGCCCGACTGGAGTCCAGACTCTGCCAGGTTCCCACAGAACTCCTGGGTCTGTCCCAAGGATGGTGTTTGGAGATGAGTGGTGACAGCTTCTGGGACAGTGTGCTATTGCTCTCTGCCTTCCCATTGCCTCTCACAGATGGGAGCTGGTCCCCAGTACGAGTCTAATGAACACAGGTTGGATTAAATCACAGCCTGGGCACCCACCCAGCTACAGTTAGGGGGACATGGCTGCTCACCAGTGGCAGCtgggggtcatgtgcagccctgGGGAGGCCTGCCTCCCTTGCCCAGGGAGTCTGTGTCTAAGGGTGGTAAGAGCTGTTTTGTGCCTCAGGAGAAACTGAAGCCTGAGTACTTGGAGGTCCTTCCTGAAACAATGAAGCTCTTCTCACAGTTTCTGGGGAAGAGGCCTTGGTTTGCTGGGGACAAGGTAAGGAGGAACGCTTTGGGATGGGGAGTTGTTCTTCCTCCCAGTTTCAGAGATTGGTCCCCATTCATCCTTGGCCTTTCTGCAGCTCACCTATGTGGATTTCCTCGCTTATGACATCCTTGACCTGCACCGCATATTCGAGCCCAAGTGCCTGGATGGGTTCCCAAACCTGAAGGACTTCATCACCCCCTTAGAGGTCATTCCCCTGATCCTCCATCTGTTTATATatcttctgttttttccttttcttcttgatgttttccttgtctggagctaaaatgaagaaaaactagcatttattgaggacttGCTGTATGTCAGGATCTGTGCTCACCTGTTACATATATTTGGTGAAGTATAATCTATACAACATTCCTACACGGTAGAGTTATCGCCTCTTTATTACAGATagggaaatgaggcagaaaggataAATAATTTGCTCAGAGTCCCAGAGCCAGGACAGGCTGTGCTGGGCTCACCGGTGTTGTCTGGTTCCCCAGTCGTCAGTGGCTCTCCCTTTCCTGTCTGGAAAGGAAAAGCTctgttccttctccctctccagcCTGAGATTCACAGCTCTGGGTTGTGTGGATGAAGGAGAGTGTTCAGGAGTTCATACGTAGCTGGCATTAGTAGATTTGAGACAGAGGGATTGATACTAAGTACCAAAGTCGTCTTCTGTTGTGGGGGATTTTCCATCCGCCTGTCTCCCTTTCTGTCTTCCTTTCAATTCCCCAAGAGTCTATCTCAGCAACGTGGTCCACGTTTATTTTAGGTCCCCTTCACTGATCTGATCTTCTCCTGTGCATGAGGCGCTGTGTCAGGCACAGTGGGGATGCAAAGGTGAGGCAGCCCTGGAGCCCAGCCTCCTGGGGCTCAGTGCAGTTGGAGAGCTACAGGAACCAGGCTGTGTGGTGGGTGTGGGCCCAGCTGGCTGCGGGAGGAGCACAGCCTGGACCCCACTCACAGCTCACCAGTGGTCACCCAGAGTCCGCTCGTGGAGAGCAACAAAGTCTGCTCCATCACAGATTTGGCAATTTGAGGCATTAGTGCAACAGGTTTTTCAACCTACAGTCTGTTTTCCTTTCCCACTCCCCATCACGAAATCTGCTTTGTCAGCTAGTTGTCATCAGCTCTGGTTCTGGTCCAGGCTGATGGGCCTTGGGGATTATGCAAGAGCTGGGATGACTGACTGGCAGGGAGGGATGAGGAcagctggggctgcagcctgCAGCTTGTTGGGGCCTGGCCATTTGTTACCGGCAGTCCCAGCATCTTTGAATCCTTTAGCACTTACGGGTGCTCTCTATTTGGGAAGATGGTGCCCAAAGACACCTGCAGgtcttattgggttgttggttGTAGTAGGATGGGGGATGAGGTATATTGGGGCCCAGTGAGATTGGGCCCAGATAAAAAGCCAAGCAAATGGGCATTCACCTTTAAGATGAATAATTAGAGTCTGGCCTGGCtttgctgctccacatcctcctaTCAGCTTTCACTGAGATTTTGCTGAGTTATTGGGTGAGATGCGGCCTTTTCGACAAAGTGCACAGGTACATTCTGAGCCCCTTTGTTATACTAGGGGGCCCTCTGTGAGCAAACCCTGGGAAGCCTCGAGCCTTGCTCTGCAAAAGGGGAATGTTTGTGCAGACTGGGAGGACAAGGCCTcctgtggggaggagagggggggAGTGCAGCAGAAAGAGcacagagcaggagag comes from Diceros bicornis minor isolate mBicDic1 chromosome 4, mDicBic1.mat.cur, whole genome shotgun sequence and encodes:
- the LOC131404261 gene encoding glutathione S-transferase Mu 1-like, with the translated sequence MGDAPDYDRSQWLNEKFKLGLDFPHLPYLIGGAHNINQSNAVLRYIARKHNLCGETEEEKIHVDILENQVMDTSNQLARVCHSTDFEKLKPEYLEVLPETMKLFSQFLGKRPWFAGDKLTYVDFLAYDILDLHRIFEPKCLDGFPNLKDFITPLEGLKKISAYVKISQ